The DNA window TGGATTGGAATTTGAACTTAATGATTacagtattttccgcactataaccggattataaggcgcaccttcaatgaatggcctattttaacttttttcatttataaggGGCACCACATTAAAAGACGCATAGAATAGAATATTTATGTTATATAATGCAATAATTGCTCCACACCTGACTTACTGTATTGAAGTCTGGGGGAAAGCAtgtaaaacaattacaaatcccatttatattttacagaaacGAGCAATAAGATGTATCACCAGAAAACATTATAATCACCCATcaaatgctttattttgtcagttgaaattattgaaattttatgagTTGGTTGATTACAATATTTTGCAGGTTATGTATAAAGCTCATAAAAGTTTATTACCTCTTAATATGCAATNNNNNNNNNNNNNNNNNNNNNNNNNNNNNNNNNNNNNNNNNNNNNNNNNNNNNNNNNNNNNNNNNNNNNNNNNNNNNNNNNNNNNcactgtcggcttttgaagaaattgaaggtttttaggtgcgccttatagtgcggaaaatacgatatATGTTATTGGGTTAAAGTGGAATCATAAACTGATTTTGAACTGAAACTTAAGATGACAGTTGAATTAGAGCCACATGAACAAACTGGAAAgcagctggagtacccagagaaaacgcACATGGAGAGTGAGAGGCTGCAGATGCCACAGAAAAATACTGTTTGAATTATTCAGCGCAGCTGCAAGGCAGCATTTGACAACCAAACAGGACGTcgtcatttttttgttaattctaAATATCTACGTTTAAGTTTCAGAATGAAATAAGTTgtaccaacaaaaaaaactgcgtattaaagaaaacatgatgtgTGTGAGTACTTACAGACAGTGTaggtcaaaatattttaaccccTTGTTCCCTATGCATCGTTTTTGGGGATTTCTCAAAAATCACACCTCCAAAATTGATTCCATGTATCTCAAGAACCAGAAGGTGTATTTGAATGATTCTGGAATCAAAATAAAGGTAACACTCCTTAGAGGATATTTTAGAGGcctaaaaatcaacatttccaTTACTGAGTGAGAGCAAATAAATATGGtgcacattgaaaaaaaaaatctaatagaATATGTTTTGTGATGTAGATTTTCCTTAAAAGTATGCAGTTGCAATCCAGAACCAGAGTTCAcattaaaagataattttactttcatttgaaataagaacTTCAGACTACTGAGCAATAGTTCAATCTTTTAAATCCATGGCCTCAGTAAGATGTTTCTGTGGTACAGAAGTACCACAGATGTGGTTTTacactaataaaacattttacactaaatgttttattagtgtaaaacatttaggatacaaaatgttttacactaataaaacattttgtatccTATGTCCTTAATATGTCTGGgcaattaaataattatcaTTTTCATCCTCTAATTATTACTCACATGCagtatgcacatttttttctcctaaaacagTTATTTAAACATACACCACTACTAATGTTGAGCGCCATGGTCTTCTTGAACAACCTTGGCTCGCTCAGCAGGAGATATAGTCTTTATTAGGCTTGATGGCCTTTGAAGTCCCTAAAACGACTAGAAGAAACTTTCAAATTTGATCAAAGAGACAAGGAAATGAAACTAATGTGCTCTGGATGCTTTAATGGACCTACATGAGTGATGATGTGTGCAGAAAAAGGGAATGCTTTGAGTTATGGTGCACTGCCTTCATTTAGTGGAGCCCTAATTGGACCATAAGTTTCTGCTGAGAGAACGCTTCTAAACAACACTAAATATATAAGAGCTCTTGATTTAGTCTGTATTAGAAAGAAAGGTGAACTAAGACTGTAAGGCAGGTTTAACGGCATCATCTGTACATGAATGTGTTTGCAGTCTGCTAGACATTTTTGGCTTTAATAGTgtaacatgttaaaatctgtTACACTTGATAGCAAGATttataaatacttattttttgtttttccattttatcacAATGACATGTTTCAAatcttaaaacaagtttcaaaGACAAGGACAAAAAGCTACCCAAAACTCCATTTGTTTGGGTGGAAACTTAGTTATTTCCTTGAATGTTGAATTAGCCTCTTTTAGATTACTAACCAGAAGTTCACAAGCCACACTGAGATGTTATTCCTGCTGGATTTGTAGGTTCAAGAAATCACTTTAAAAGAGTCTACCTGCAATCTAAAGACATTCAAGAAGAGATTAGAAACAGTCATGACATCTGtcagtctggaaagggttaCAGTGACATTTGTAAGTCTTCTGGAGTCCAGTGAATCACAGTGAGAGGCATTAttcacaaatggagaaaatatgagAGAGGGGTGAACTTTCACAGGAGCGGCCAACATACAAAGTTACTACTAAAGCCACCAAAGAATGAAGAAGAGCTACAGCGCTACAGGCTTGACTTGCCTCACTTAGGAGACTGTTGTAGTGTCCAGGCACTTCAGACAGAGACTGGATATACAGTAAATGgcatccaaaataaaatgcagacaaATCCAATCCAAGACATTTTGAGAAATACTCTGTTGACTAAAATGACAAATGTGTAATCTTTTTCAAAGGCATGAGTTCTGACAGATACCAGTCATTACCAGTAAAACTATTACAAATCTGGGGCTAATTTGCTTTTTCAGGACTAGCTGTAATCtttgaaatatataaacattttcccCTATAGCTGAAAATCCTGAGGAAGAACATCCAGCTATCAGTTTGTGACCTTTGGGCCAAAATGACTAGTTATTCAGCAGGACACTGGTTCAAAGCAAACCAGGATGTCCACCCTAAATTGCTCAGAAATGATTTTGGTTTtgaagtggcctagtcaaagtcagaaCTTAAATCTAAAGCTGCGACATGAACAGAAACAGGCTACTCATGCTCAAAAACACTACAATGtggcagaaataaaagaaagtggGTTAAAATTCCTCCTTAGTAACGCATTGCTATTCTAAACTTGGTGGCACTTGTTACTGAGAATGGTAGCACAACCAGTCATTAGGTTCAGAGGCGACtgatttttcagtcaggttgaCTAATGAAAtagtttaaaactgaaactctgTTATCACTCAGGTTGTCGTTGATATTAAATGTTGCCTCCTGGTTTGAAATGtgacaacaaaagaaatctgtaattGGGAAAAGTTTTCTCAAAGCATTGTACGTTATTAATTGTaagggttgtttttttgttcacatgCATTTGTAATGCTTCAGACTGTCTTCTCATTTTCTTGTCCAACtagtcaaaatgtaaattagcCTACCTCTTTTGCAATTTGATGACAGTCAACTGTCATAATCCAAGCAGAACCTTTTCTGATTACGTTCATGCTGAATAAATCACAGAACTATAATTCTGTGACCAAATATATTTGTGCATGCTTTCTTGCACGTTTGGCAATTTGACATGGTTTTTAAATGGATTGTTTTAGCAGCTCATTGGGAGGTAAACAATTTGGGTGGAATACAAAAGCAGCTCGTTTCATTTCAGTTTGCCCCAGAAGAACCCATCTGCACCACGTAGGCTGCAATCTCCAACCATTCTATTTAGCTCATTCTCATTCTTTATCATGGAACGACTGACGACTGTTGCTGCAATCAACAGAGACGAGCGCCAGCTCTCCCACGGGGTTTTCTTGTCAACCCTTAGTTACTTCGGTTTATTGACACAGCATGTCCTTGCAACTTACCAGTATCTTGGGTACCCAAGATAGAAGTTGACCGAGAGCTTCCTGCTCCTTTACGTCTCCTGTATCTATGTCACAGCCTGACAATCACAAGTAGAGCTTCTCTTGGTGCTTTAtctttaagggaaaaaaaagaagtgccgGAACAGCCACACACAATGAATCCTCAAGGGACTGCATAAGAGCCTATTGAGATTTGGATGCTCATCAGGGACTAAGTTATCAAGAGGGAGTTTGTCTACAAGTGTTGACCTTTGATAAGTCCCACACACTGACAATGTGCGTGGGACTGCCCATCGTTCAGAAGTTAAACTTCTTTGAGAATTTGATCCATAGTTAGCAGAAAGATTCTTCTGTCAATTTTTTACAAGGTAAAGCTGAGCAGGTTAACTGTGAAGTAGAGCTAAAAACCACCAACACCccaaaataaagttgtacaaGCAAACTGAACTTTGGTCATCAGAAACTTCCTAAAAGGGGAAATGCAGTGGAAagaattttgagaaataaaaagttctggttGCAACTTAGATCTGGAAATGACTTCAAAACCAGGTAAAACATGCTGCAGTTCCAAGTCTGACAACCAGCAGGGTTTCCCAATAGTTGTGTGGTCTGCCTCCACACTAAATACTGCTAGCAAAACAAGCCAATAATGTATTTCTACATGTTTTGTACTTTCAATCACCGTGGGATAATCTTCACTAAAGTATCGTAAGAAACACCTGATGAgaatcaaatcaataaaagtgtaaaaaaatatgttttttttttctggcagctGCGTGGCAGCCATTAGGGACGCAAAGATTGGTTTAGTGAGAAGCCTCTGATCTTCCTACTTGGATTTCTGACTCTGGTGGGACTGACCCGCTAGTTTCACTAACCTGACGCTTGCAATTTTCAGTTCGTGAATAAAGGTGCATAATTAAGCCACATATTTCAACAAATcatttttgtgctgttttgataacagaagaaaagaagaaaaaaaaactggaaaacctactggaaaaaaaattgggaaCAATTGGTTTGGACTAATGGTTCTTGATATCTTTCTGCAAGTACCATTATTTTTGAagggcatttaaaaaaaaacagtagtataactgcttgttttaaagcaaaaacaaacaaacaaaaaaaacatctacaaactGGTATTGCTTgaagaatatttctttttttttttacaaaggcaGAAATTAAGGTCCAAAGAATCAGAAAGTACATTTTCACCCATCCaacctcaaaatccaatatggccacCTTGTCATATTGCCGTCATTACTCATATACATAGtgtatatgtatacatatacaTAGTGTATATGTATAGTACTGTAGCAAATCTATCAAACTCAGAAACACTTGCTTCAGTGTTTcataccattttatttttgactgggTCAAATACATTTCCAGGTCAAAAAGGATATCAGTGAGCAAATAcaaagtttttctattttctgtgtaaaatcTTTACTGGGTTTCACTGTACTCCTCACTTCAGTAGTTTCTGACTAAACAAAGGTCACTTTGCTTAATCAACATATACTGTTGCTTTGTGGCTTTACAATCAGTTTTTAATCCAGTTTGAGATCCATCGGATTAGGCAAAGAAGTGTGACATGCACACCATCATTGGCCAGAATAGTTGAACTTTGTGGTCAAAAATAATTCAGGCAGCATGTTCTGATAACATCGCTTTTCACCACTTTGTTAGAGCAATCGCTTGCTGAAAGCAGCATTTAAAATCCAGTGGTCACATTGTCTGGGAATTCTGCTCTTATCCTGTCAAACAGTTAAAGATTATTCAAATCAGCAGCAACATGTGATCGCAATTTCCAGAACAACCTGCATGAACTCCACAGTAACCTAGATTTTGTCCACGTAATTGTAACTTCAaggtttttctgatttaaatgaaaacctaACATATGTCTGCTGACGCCATGGAATGTATATAGTTATCTGTCTCTTACAGTAAACCTTGGGAACATGAGTGCTGACTCCATGATTACAGAGAATGTTATTCCATAGTCTACAGTCTGCAGGACTATATTTACACAAGAACTCAACACCTGTAAAGATCTAGGTAGGATGACATATTCTGTACTATTAATTTCATaaagaaacaacattgaaagaaGATTTATTGCAAATGCATTTTCCCTTGTCTATAGAGAATTAACAACACTCCTTACTGTGTGACATTACAACGAATATAACCAAGATAAAAGACAGTactaatcaaaaataaagtatttaaaaaaaaactgtttttataaattaaatagcTGCAGTCTGagtgatgttatttttaaaaaataagagacAAGAATAAACTTGACATGTCTACAGAAGCAAACTGGTGTTGAATGTGTTCAACTTCTTTAGATACAAGAATCCAGACAAACCATGAAAAACTTTTGGAAGTATGGAAATTTatgtggatttcttttttttgtgtaaaatttaaGCTCGTTGcaattataaacaaacataGTTCGCCAAATTTTCTTTGGCGAACTATGTATCAATTTATCCCACAAACAGTTGTTAATAGAAGCAAAGCCACTCCTGATTCCCGCCCCTCATGGAGGCACCTGCATCAGAGTCGTAAACATTTCAGGTGAACACAGACCCAAATCTGGAGCTCTGCAGAGAGGATTAGACAGACCGGGACTATCAGCACACCCCTGTGctatcacacacacattctgtgTCTCCGTGGTTACGACATGTTAAAATTAGGCTTtatctttttgtaattttaacacATTATCTAAGTGACAGCCAATGGAAGTCCTTTCTAGGAACATACAGTCCATGCCTCATTTCTTGTCCATGTCTTCATTGTTCCATTTGTAATTGTACCGGCCGCTGCGCTATTGTAGGAACAGTATACTGAACGCCATGATGACACAGCAGCAGGCCACCCAGGGACTCTTCCGCTCACCTGAAGAAAGGGAACAATGTCAACATTTAAGAGAATTATTTCACAATTCTAATTTCAGGAAATAGAAATTGTGGAACTGTAACAATGCATCCCGACAAATTACAACATTGAAAGgtttattatttagatttatttaagtAAGTTGACTGGAATAGATCTTGAttcccccaccccacccccaaCTACAATGTCATAAAcccaataaaaaacaagaaagactTAATACAGAAATTTTATGTAATGGCCTACACTATTGCAGTAAAGGTTGCTTATTTGACACGTATCCAATAGACAGCAGCTGACTCCGTCCACATGATTCTGGTTGTTCATAGAGGGCTGTACAGAGGCATATGAAAGAAAAGTGCTTCCAAAGCCATAGCGTACAGAAGTATCCAGAACATGGCcacaacttttacatttctaatgTTAGGCTATCCCTCATTCAGACACAACATCAGGagtaaagaaaagaagactATGGCCTTGTGGTCCAGACTCCTCTTATCAGATGAAAACAAGCTTCCAGagtctggatgaaaaacagaCAGGCACAGAGTTGCTTGTGAAAATTTCAATTAGTCATGTTTTGGAGTGTTGGTCCAGTGTTTTATCAGATCTAAACTCAGGAAAGGTGTCTTCCAGATAATCTTAGAAGACTTCGTGTTTTTCTTTACCGACAAGCTTTGTAGAGATGCTGATTTCACTATACAGCAAGATTTGACACAACctgatgaacaaaataaattaactatgataatattctaatttaataaTGAGAGGCATGTTTACCAGACTTTAACATGCTTACCTATTCTGGCACATTTCCAGAAAATTCCTAGGAGTctataacacaaaataaaagaaaacatttaaaaaataatcattaacaTTTCCTGAAATCTAGTATTTTATAAACTCcagttttctaataaaaacaaaacaacaaaaaaaaaaccccagcagtTGTAATATTTAGTataataaaaccaaatgtaATGGTGTCAATGATGTGTAAATGTGAACTATGTAGTtatcttaactttttttattttggcttcatctttctttaataaatattgaGAGCAGAAGTTGTGATAATCTTTGTCACCCTCactccataaaaaataaaataaataaaaagaaaaccaggaagGCTGTCCCAATCCAAAAATTATAGTCATTCTACTAAGGTATGGTGGATATTAGGTTGTCTTCCAATATTTATTGACTAGGTAAATATCTAGTGCACAGTcaaaacagcacatttaaaaaaatatatattttactattACACAGATGTAAACACAAATAATATTGCCATATGAtcttatttaaagatttatagCATCTCCATTCATCAAAGAGCAGCACAAAATACCTCATTACTTTCACACAAGAAATTACAAATCCCTCCATCTGCCACCCTTCCTGTTATGTGTTTGTCTAGAGAAATGCCTCTCCCTTAATCAGTGCTGTGTGAGTCAGGGAATGAGTTCAGCTTTGGCCGCATATGGACTGTGCCAGGTTTATTAAACAAGTGAATCACAGAGTTTGCACATGAAACAACAATGAGCTTatgattattaaaatgtgttcttATGCTTCCAGACCCCAGAGACAAGAGAGAGGCTTGAACAACTTTCAATGGCCATATTGCATTACAAAAAATGATTATGTGAATAAGAATTAACTAGAAGTTTAAAACCAATCACTTTATAGTGAATAAGTGCTTGGTTAGATGAGCAATAATTGACTTTGATCATCTCCAAAGCATGATAGACCCAAGACAATGGCAACTCTTCCTGACAGTGTGTTGATTATGCAGCTTGATATTATTGCTATCcagctgaaaaacagaaactgatttttttttcttcttttcttttacaaccaaagaatctgaaacacgtcagatgattttttattttttttaaaatctgtcgGATCATACCCGGTTTTATTCTTGTCCAACAGGCTGGGAGCGAGCGCTCTGATGTAGGCACAGGTACAGATCAGCAGGAGAATCACGGTTAGCAGTGACTGGAAGTTGAAAATGGctgactgtaaaataaaaaaacaaatacatatttgaCACAAAGTTCCGCTCAGTTAAGCCGTATAGAGAAATGAATCCAATTTCTTTTCAGTTGGTTATGAATTGATCACAACATCAAACGTCTGACTTTTTTCTCGCATGTTTATTAAAGCTTTCAAAAATGGGAATTGTGCACTTTGTTGTCATTTAGTTATTGCTCAGGCTTTACAAATCTGATCACCTTTAATACATATGTCACTACCAGGAGGTCTGTGGTTTGTACTCCAACTCATGATTTTGTTACTGACCTCATCACTTCTGaaaaagaagttgttttttttatgtgctacTACGGGCTGGAGTTTTAGGAAAGATGCtaagaaaatctttattatttcttataTTCCTGTTTGTGAGATCATCTGTGCTAAATACTGACTTCTCTCACAAGTTAAAAACATAGTGCATTAGTTGATGATTTTATGTATccatatgctaaaaaaaagaaatgaaaaaccagcaaaaacaacaattcaaCCATTTTCATGAGTACATGCTTATACTCATAGTTTATGATAGCTACAGCCTTATTACCACCTTACTATATTTATGAATAAGCTaacttttaatatataaatcaaATGGAAGTTTGTAAAAGAAGGCTGTTAGAAAGATTAACATGCCTCCCTGCTTATCCAGTTAAAACAAATCTCTCTTAACCTGTAGTTAAATAAGTGTTTTCGGTCTTTATTCATGCTAATTATAAACTGCCACGCTACAGAACCAGATGCAGTCAGAGAAGCTCTGCTGTAAGTGGTCCAGCTACGTGGCACACCTTCAAAAAACATCACGGTTTGCATCGCTTACAACGTACGGGTCTTTAAACGGTGACACATAAGCTATCTAATGTGATAATACGGCTACGTTCGCAATGTATCCATTTTCGAAAACACCACAGCGGAGTTTGCTAA is part of the Poecilia reticulata strain Guanapo linkage group LG9, Guppy_female_1.0+MT, whole genome shotgun sequence genome and encodes:
- the tmem167a gene encoding protein kish-A — translated: MSAIFNFQSLLTVILLLICTCAYIRALAPSLLDKNKTGLLGIFWKCARIGERKSPWVACCCVIMAFSILFLQ